One Glycine soja cultivar W05 chromosome 2, ASM419377v2, whole genome shotgun sequence genomic region harbors:
- the LOC114379615 gene encoding probable galacturonosyltransferase-like 9 — MLLLRQSAVVSSLILCFFFPPLLCLGIRSFPTTADDGAFFHYTEAPEYRNGAGCPVSSTRNFLPSCDPSLVHIAMTLDSGYLRGSIAAVHSVLRHSSCPENVFFHFIAAEFDPASPRVLTRLVRSIFPSLNFKVYIFREDTVINLISSSIRQALENPLNYARNYLGDMLDTCVSRVIYLDSDVVVVDDVGKLWRAAITHGRVIAAPEYCHANFTKYFTDEFWNDPLLSRVFNTREPCYFNTGVMVMDLAKWREGNYKRKIENWMELQRKKRIYELGSLPPFLLVFGGNVEAIDHRWNQHGLGGDNVNGVCRSLHPGPVSLLHWSGKGKPWVRLDEKKPCPLDRLWEPYDLYKQVKDSVRDQNWGFSSSILVGYAHDLL, encoded by the coding sequence ATGCTTCTCCTCCGTCAAAGCGCCGTCGTTTCCTCCCTCATTCTCTGCTTCTTCTTCCCACCATTGCTCTGCCTCGGAATCCGCTCTTTCCCAACCACCGCAGACGACGGCGCGTTCTTCCACTACACCGAGGCGCCGGAGTATCGAAACGGGGCGGGTTGCCCCGTTTCGTCAACCCGAAATTTTCTTCCTTCATGCGACCCTTCTCTGGTCCACATCGCCATGACCCTCGACTCTGGCTACCTCCGCGGCTCCATCGCCGCAGTGCACTCCGTCCTCCGCCACTCCTCGTGCCCGGAAAACGTGTTCTTCCACTTCATCGCCGCCGAGTTCGACCCGGCAAGCCCACGGGTCTTAACCCGACTCGTCCGCTCCATTTTTCCTTCCCTGAACTTCAAAGTTTACATCTTTAGAGAAGACACTGTAATAAACCTAATCTCTTCTTCAATCCGACAAGCTCTAGAAAACCCCTTGAACTACGCGCGCAACTACCTCGGCGACATGCTGGACACTTGCGTGTCCCGCGTGATCTACCTCGATTCCGACGTCGTCGTGGTCGACGACGTCGGCAAGCTCTGGCGAGCAGCGATCACGCACGGACGCGTGATCGCCGCGCCAGAGTACTGTCACGCGAACTTCACGAAGTACTTCACCGACGAGTTCTGGAACGACCCTTTACTCTCGCGCGTGTTCAATACGCGCGAGCCTTGTTATTTCAACACTGGGGTGATGGTGATGGATTTGGCGAAGTGGAGAGAAGGGAACTATAAGAGAAAGATTGAGAATTGGATGGAGCTGCAGAGGAAGAAGAGGATTTATGAATTGGGTTCTTTGCCACCGTTTTTGCTTGTGTTTGGTGGGAATGTTGAAGCGATTGATCATAGGTGGAACCAGCATGGGCTTGGTGGGGATAATGTGAATGGGGTGTGTAGGTCTTTGCATCCTGGTCCTGTGAGTTTGCTTCATTGGAGTGGAAAAGGGAAACCTTGGGTTAGGCTTGATGAGAAGAAACCTTGTCCCTTGGATCGTCTTTGGGAGCCTTATGATTTGTATAAACAAGTGAAGGATAGTGTTAGAGATCAGAATTGGGGGTTCTCTTCTTCTATTTTGGTTGGTTATGCTCATGACTtgttatga